From a region of the Luteibaculum oceani genome:
- a CDS encoding thioredoxin domain-containing protein — MKLRLIVLSTIFITSCQPPKQTMDQEKQTPTSPRKEYTNALINEASPYLLQHAHNPVDWLPWGQEAFEKAKKENKLVLVSIGYSSCHWCHVMEHESFEDTAVAKLMNDNFICIKVDREERPDVDEIYMTAVQIMTQQGGWPLNCFTLPDGRPIYGGTYFRKNQWVDVLEQLANMYRQTPDKVIEYAESLTSAIKQHTLINPKANNTNVDTNWLKDQITTIEKSFDKKNGGHNGAPKFPMPAEWDFLLEYACSPGKEELKAHVLFTLKKMAMGGIYDHVGGGFARYSTDENWKVPHFEKMLYDNGQLLSVYSKAYRVSADPLFKTTVSGIIDWLKREMLHQNGGFYAALDADSEGEEGKFYVWTREELENSLSESKLELATSYFNFNQHGYWEHGNYIPLLTDQSLEILHKEPSSISDLKSKLLKLRANRVRPGLDDKQICSWNAYTVEGLLEAYISFGNPEFLDMAENTLRFLLDQCFNEKDKRLYHYYKEGGRKDADFLEDYAALIQALIKTYEVTGSQQYISTAKKLLEIVEEKFEKMNGFYPDRPSGLDATLITPTLSKSDNVTPSPNALLAQAKYKLGIIYYKTDWVDEAVKMANQLSSDIESYPTGYVNWLRIINWEHHKFFEIAVIGIPEPKIIENIARYPIFNKLLLHGNAEVPMLTDKREEAIYVCEKRVCKKPVTSFSEAKKLMLGN; from the coding sequence CTCCAAGAAAGGAATACACCAATGCGCTAATCAACGAGGCAAGTCCCTACTTGCTCCAGCACGCTCACAACCCAGTTGATTGGTTACCATGGGGCCAAGAAGCTTTCGAAAAAGCCAAAAAGGAAAATAAATTGGTGTTGGTTTCTATTGGCTACTCTTCTTGCCATTGGTGCCATGTTATGGAGCACGAATCCTTCGAAGATACTGCGGTGGCTAAACTTATGAATGACAATTTTATCTGCATTAAAGTAGATAGGGAGGAAAGGCCCGACGTGGACGAGATTTACATGACGGCTGTTCAAATTATGACCCAACAAGGTGGTTGGCCACTAAATTGTTTCACTCTACCCGACGGCCGACCTATTTATGGTGGCACCTATTTTAGAAAAAATCAGTGGGTGGATGTACTGGAACAACTGGCCAATATGTACCGACAAACTCCAGATAAGGTCATTGAATACGCAGAAAGTTTAACCTCAGCTATTAAACAGCATACGCTTATAAATCCAAAGGCCAACAACACAAATGTTGACACCAACTGGCTAAAAGACCAGATTACAACCATTGAAAAATCCTTCGACAAAAAAAATGGCGGACATAATGGAGCACCAAAATTCCCTATGCCAGCAGAATGGGATTTTTTATTGGAGTACGCCTGTTCACCTGGAAAAGAAGAATTAAAAGCCCATGTACTTTTCACTTTAAAGAAAATGGCAATGGGTGGGATTTACGACCATGTTGGTGGTGGTTTTGCGCGCTACAGCACAGATGAAAACTGGAAAGTTCCCCATTTTGAGAAAATGCTGTACGATAACGGCCAATTGCTATCGGTGTATTCCAAAGCTTATCGCGTTTCGGCAGACCCACTATTTAAAACAACCGTTTCAGGGATAATTGATTGGCTAAAACGGGAAATGTTGCATCAAAATGGCGGATTTTATGCAGCCCTTGATGCCGATAGCGAAGGTGAAGAAGGTAAATTTTACGTTTGGACTAGAGAAGAACTTGAAAATTCGCTTTCGGAATCCAAATTGGAACTAGCCACCAGCTACTTCAATTTCAATCAGCATGGATATTGGGAACATGGAAACTATATCCCGCTTTTAACCGATCAATCTCTAGAAATACTTCATAAAGAACCCTCATCTATTTCAGATTTAAAGTCAAAACTGCTAAAGCTGCGAGCAAACAGAGTAAGACCAGGGCTAGACGACAAACAAATTTGCTCTTGGAACGCCTATACCGTGGAGGGTTTATTAGAAGCTTACATTTCTTTTGGTAATCCTGAGTTTCTGGATATGGCAGAAAACACCTTGAGATTTCTCCTCGACCAATGCTTTAATGAAAAGGATAAAAGACTTTACCATTACTATAAAGAAGGAGGAAGAAAAGATGCAGATTTCTTAGAAGATTACGCAGCTTTAATCCAAGCACTGATAAAAACTTACGAAGTAACGGGATCGCAGCAATACATTTCCACGGCTAAAAAGCTCCTGGAAATAGTAGAGGAGAAATTTGAAAAAATGAATGGGTTTTACCCCGATAGACCCAGTGGGTTGGACGCAACCCTTATTACTCCAACCCTGAGTAAATCGGATAATGTAACTCCATCTCCCAACGCGCTGCTGGCTCAAGCAAAGTACAAACTTGGCATTATCTATTACAAAACCGACTGGGTGGACGAAGCTGTTAAAATGGCTAATCAGTTATCTTCGGATATAGAGTCATATCCCACAGGGTATGTCAATTGGCTTAGAATAATAAACTGGGAGCACCACAAATTTTTTGAGATTGCAGTAATTGGCATCCCCGAGCCAAAAATTATTGAAAATATTGCCCGCTATCCCATTTTTAACAAGCTGTTACTTCACGGAAATGCTGAAGTTCCGATGCTAACCGACAAAAGGGAAGAGGCTATTTACGTTTGTGAAAAACGGGTATGTAAAAAGCCAGTCACTTCATTTTCGGAGGCTAAAAAGTTGATGCTAGGAAATTAA
- a CDS encoding right-handed parallel beta-helix repeat-containing protein, which translates to MKPIFAILAWTFFALPLLGKNIYVHHSVNIISNNTYYYNPPVGNPITTPILPGDRLVLLPDPNSTDNSRIHLQLNNVVGAPGLPIEIANPYNTVININPDHTYGIYLNNCKFIKINGNGVSTNKSDDRFYGIQIRIKKAGQSIKAEKGSSFIDVNRVWADVNPNIPDSLNSPAFLFKSNAICVDSVVYYSEKTFLMQDVFVRNCRISNASGEAIYIGETSKGNKTPCMIKTQIELSFNDYTGELIDIKKQTVNQSTNVIKPHYIDNVQIQNNIIEDCGWDAIQISRAHNFVVSHNEIYNYGTKDHDSHKSGIIIGEGASGDIFNNLIYRGSGWGIQARPSGNLRIFNNYLVESGHTGAWPKGKYHAAINTHTINLNKSFAYGANSIGEKTISIAHNLVVRPIDVGIRMNCDGCRSNGIPILQDQYEGVLIGNVVLQPIIKNTGLNVARIQSGADDNDMNNGYPLHRDYRKANLTYYNPADAKLQDISNSDPTKWDITPTKNSPLIDKAPIMPENNVPYEDFYGNIRPPYVPVKVSYFQGSGSAPDFGPVERIISHITEIPSLSPSSVRTSNKTNQF; encoded by the coding sequence ATGAAACCAATCTTTGCAATACTTGCATGGACGTTTTTTGCCTTACCACTACTAGGTAAAAACATTTATGTCCATCATTCAGTAAACATTATTTCAAACAATACCTACTATTACAATCCTCCGGTAGGAAACCCCATTACCACCCCAATTTTACCTGGTGACCGGCTCGTACTTTTGCCCGACCCAAATTCAACGGACAACTCTAGAATACACTTACAGCTTAATAATGTGGTGGGTGCTCCGGGATTACCAATAGAAATTGCCAATCCATACAATACGGTTATTAATATAAACCCCGACCATACATACGGGATTTACCTCAACAACTGCAAATTCATAAAAATTAATGGTAACGGGGTAAGTACTAACAAATCGGACGATAGATTCTACGGAATTCAAATTAGAATAAAGAAAGCCGGCCAGTCTATAAAAGCTGAAAAAGGAAGTAGTTTTATCGATGTTAATCGAGTTTGGGCAGATGTAAATCCAAATATTCCAGACAGCCTAAATAGTCCTGCATTTTTATTTAAATCGAATGCTATTTGCGTAGATAGTGTGGTTTATTATTCTGAAAAAACATTTTTGATGCAAGATGTTTTTGTGCGGAATTGCCGCATATCCAATGCATCTGGTGAAGCCATTTATATCGGAGAAACTTCAAAGGGGAATAAAACTCCCTGCATGATCAAAACTCAAATTGAACTATCTTTTAATGACTACACAGGCGAGCTGATTGATATCAAAAAGCAAACGGTAAATCAATCAACCAATGTAATAAAGCCGCACTACATTGATAATGTTCAAATTCAAAACAACATTATTGAGGACTGTGGTTGGGATGCTATCCAAATATCAAGAGCGCACAATTTTGTGGTGAGTCACAACGAGATATACAATTACGGAACCAAAGACCACGATTCTCATAAATCGGGAATAATAATTGGAGAAGGAGCCAGCGGAGATATTTTCAACAATCTAATTTATCGGGGATCAGGATGGGGAATCCAGGCCAGGCCATCGGGTAACCTTAGAATTTTCAATAATTACCTTGTAGAAAGTGGACATACCGGAGCATGGCCAAAAGGGAAATACCACGCAGCCATAAACACCCACACCATCAACCTAAATAAGTCATTCGCATACGGTGCCAATAGCATAGGTGAAAAAACCATAAGCATTGCACATAATTTAGTTGTTCGCCCAATAGATGTGGGGATTAGAATGAATTGCGACGGTTGTCGCAGTAATGGAATTCCGATTCTTCAGGATCAATATGAAGGGGTGCTTATTGGGAATGTAGTTTTGCAACCCATTATTAAAAACACAGGATTAAACGTTGCCCGCATTCAATCTGGTGCCGACGATAATGATATGAACAATGGCTACCCCTTGCACCGAGATTATAGGAAGGCGAATCTTACCTATTACAATCCAGCCGATGCAAAGTTACAGGACATCAGCAACTCGGATCCCACAAAATGGGACATCACTCCAACTAAAAACTCGCCTCTTATCGACAAAGCACCCATAATGCCTGAAAATAATGTCCCCTACGAAGACTTTTATGGAAACATTCGTCCTCCATACGTTCCTGTAAAGGTGTCTTATTTTCAGGGTTCGGGATCTGCGCCTGATTTTGGGCCAGTGGAACGCATAATTTCCCACATAACTGAAATCCCATCCTTATCGCCATCTAGTGTAAGAACCTCGAATAAAACCAATCAATTCTAA
- a CDS encoding T9SS type A sorting domain-containing protein translates to MKLKSLIAACCFGFFSIAGHAQEAEPVLNSVTGEIMLAHNGLFSNGTDLIAIEVDTYNRVEKIFYVDENQNTIELSLPSTGYKLPDYSWNSDGWIFGKSHLIHNQHIYFTLYKNGIDLFRFNAETKDLEQLTNDQNLGAEFIHSTDDKIYLNYNGDLSSKEGFIASYDVNSGALSVFGEDTLLAFNGNTIPFKNSWITGIRNDNSFYLNQGGIAVYHSDTDPNWVPLLPGDFYDTIPNEDHFYNFCYQPTTNDTLIFFLNKYGSLNYHEVALYMSKGNANDAVKVKTLYKQYFLDNGGEITMNVDYIMPQNFVWYKGHLYFYAYGEDRVTRHLYRTTKDGLDAERVTQINLTANGGQLNGFLCTINEHMYFLGSPDENPDQYDNNLYRLNLETQELEEVYSGNNLFNGLIKIDDKRLLVYTKTDPFFGKNVDFLILDLENNKTQLIHTGYEGKLTQKNQANIANNRLFFSGFTGNEMALYATPQFATSTNINELNMESDLVLFPNPADDSFQIVFSSNDDKIQAVKIFNGNGSEVMGLNNHIGNIDVSHLASGIYFAKISTEAGYSTTKKLVIH, encoded by the coding sequence ATGAAACTTAAATCTCTTATCGCAGCCTGTTGCTTTGGATTTTTCTCCATTGCAGGACACGCACAAGAGGCAGAACCGGTCCTAAATTCTGTTACCGGGGAAATAATGCTCGCTCATAACGGCCTCTTCAGTAACGGAACGGATTTAATTGCAATTGAAGTTGATACCTATAATCGCGTTGAAAAGATTTTTTACGTTGATGAAAACCAAAATACTATAGAGCTATCTCTCCCTAGTACCGGATATAAACTTCCAGATTATAGCTGGAACTCAGATGGTTGGATTTTTGGAAAATCTCACCTAATCCACAACCAGCACATTTACTTTACGCTGTACAAGAATGGAATAGATCTTTTCCGTTTTAACGCGGAAACCAAAGACCTTGAGCAGCTTACCAATGATCAAAATCTAGGTGCGGAATTCATTCATAGCACCGACGATAAAATCTATTTGAACTATAACGGAGATCTTTCTAGCAAAGAAGGATTTATCGCTAGTTACGATGTTAATTCTGGAGCACTCAGTGTTTTTGGCGAAGATACCCTCCTTGCCTTTAATGGGAACACCATTCCTTTTAAAAACAGCTGGATTACCGGTATTAGAAACGACAATAGCTTTTATCTTAACCAAGGAGGAATTGCCGTTTATCATTCCGATACCGACCCCAATTGGGTACCTTTATTGCCGGGCGATTTTTACGATACCATCCCTAATGAAGACCATTTTTATAACTTCTGCTACCAACCTACCACCAACGACACCCTTATTTTCTTCCTTAACAAATACGGCTCGCTTAATTATCATGAGGTAGCCCTGTATATGAGTAAAGGAAATGCCAACGATGCGGTTAAGGTTAAAACCCTTTACAAGCAGTACTTTCTGGACAACGGTGGAGAAATCACCATGAACGTCGATTACATTATGCCGCAAAACTTCGTTTGGTATAAAGGTCACCTTTATTTTTATGCCTATGGCGAAGATCGCGTTACCAGGCACTTATACCGAACTACCAAAGATGGTTTGGATGCTGAGCGCGTAACGCAAATCAACTTAACGGCGAATGGTGGCCAGCTAAACGGATTTTTATGCACCATTAATGAGCACATGTATTTCCTGGGCTCACCTGATGAAAATCCAGATCAGTACGACAACAATCTGTATCGCTTAAACCTCGAAACACAAGAATTAGAAGAGGTATACTCCGGAAACAACCTATTTAATGGCTTGATAAAAATTGATGATAAACGCCTACTGGTTTACACCAAAACAGACCCGTTTTTTGGTAAAAATGTTGATTTCCTAATTCTGGACTTAGAAAACAATAAAACCCAGCTTATCCACACTGGATATGAAGGAAAATTAACCCAGAAAAATCAGGCCAACATTGCCAATAATCGATTGTTCTTCTCTGGCTTTACCGGAAATGAAATGGCCCTTTATGCCACTCCTCAATTCGCCACTTCTACCAATATTAATGAGTTAAATATGGAGTCGGATTTAGTTCTTTTTCCAAATCCTGCAGATGATTCTTTTCAAATTGTATTCTCATCAAACGACGATAAAATACAAGCTGTTAAGATTTTTAATGGTAATGGAAGCGAAGTTATGGGACTTAATAACCACATCGGAAACATAGACGTTTCGCATCTGGCCTCTGGAATATACTTCGCCAAAATAAGTACGGAAGCTGGCTACAGCACCACCAAAAAGTTAGTGATACACTAA